In the Actinomycetota bacterium genome, GTAGACAGTATGGCTCTCGCAAGAGAGATAAGCGCCGGCGCCAAGAGAATAAATAAAGTGCAGGATGTTTTGTTGGAAGTCAACGTTTCGGGGGAAGCGACCAAGCACGGGTTCGCGCCCGATGAGGTCGCCGAGGCGCTCGATGAGTTGGTTCTGTTAGGCAATGTTCGCGTCAAAGGTCTGATGACGATGGCGCCGTTGGAAGACGATGCGGAGTTGACGAGGCCGCACTTTGCAAAATTGAAAAAATTATACGACAGTATATCTAGCAGGCAAGAACGGAATATTGAGATGGAGTATCTTTCGATGGGCATGAGCAATGACTTTGAAGTAGCAATAGAAGAAGGATCTAATATGGTTAGAATCGGAACAGCGATTTTTATTTAGCTTAGG is a window encoding:
- a CDS encoding YggS family pyridoxal phosphate-dependent enzyme; the protein is MFRMQVYENIRIIREKIERAAIRSGRSADDVSLVAVTKNQPVEAIMQLLQAGIVDLGENRSQELVSKNGELEGRINWHFIGHLQRNKVRYIIPFVYLIQSVDSMALAREISAGAKRINKVQDVLLEVNVSGEATKHGFAPDEVAEALDELVLLGNVRVKGLMTMAPLEDDAELTRPHFAKLKKLYDSISSRQERNIEMEYLSMGMSNDFEVAIEEGSNMVRIGTAIFI